In Mycobacterium sp. Aquia_216, a genomic segment contains:
- a CDS encoding acyl carrier protein: MASSSSAVTTALQSILRDDLNVDMTRVTPEARLIDDVGLDSVAFAVGMVAIEERLGVALSEEELLTCDTVGDLDAAIAAKTRQ; this comes from the coding sequence ATGGCCTCCTCATCTTCCGCGGTGACCACTGCGCTGCAAAGCATTCTGCGCGACGACCTCAACGTCGACATGACCCGGGTCACGCCCGAAGCCAGGTTGATCGACGATGTCGGACTGGACTCGGTGGCCTTTGCTGTCGGCATGGTCGCCATCGAGGAGCGGCTCGGCGTCGCGCTGTCCGAGGAAGAGCTCTTGACCTGCGACACCGTCGGCGATCTGGATGCGGCGATCGCGGCGAAAACGCGGCAATGA